Proteins encoded together in one bacterium window:
- a CDS encoding methyltransferase domain-containing protein — translation MKVRPYEKVSLIYDSLMENVNYSSWANYIFEVAQKHTRKLDTTLELAAGNCKISDQIYQRFKYYLAADISLQILKSSDTKGIPRLCCDMISLPLKMNFDLVFSAFDSVNYLLREKDIRALFKQVYEILDPEGIFIFDVSLESNSLNFIYPKTIEGRSNGFQYQRVSYYKKHSRIHHNSFYISDGISNNYREEHKQKIYKLETYFNLAERCGFKVTACYNCFTFTDIKSNAERAQFILKKINR, via the coding sequence ATGAAGGTTCGACCTTACGAAAAAGTATCATTGATTTACGATAGCTTGATGGAAAATGTTAATTATTCAAGCTGGGCAAATTATATTTTTGAGGTTGCACAAAAACATACTCGGAAATTAGATACAACTCTTGAACTGGCTGCTGGTAATTGTAAAATCTCGGATCAGATTTACCAAAGATTTAAATATTATCTTGCCGCCGATATTTCTTTGCAAATACTTAAAAGTTCTGATACCAAAGGAATTCCACGGTTGTGTTGTGATATGATTTCACTTCCTCTTAAAATGAACTTTGATTTAGTTTTTTCTGCTTTCGACAGCGTGAACTATCTGCTCAGAGAAAAAGATATAAGAGCTCTTTTCAAGCAAGTTTATGAAATACTGGATCCCGAAGGAATTTTTATATTCGATGTAAGTCTGGAATCAAACAGTTTAAACTTTATTTATCCCAAAACTATTGAAGGCCGTAGTAATGGATTTCAGTATCAGAGGGTAAGTTATTATAAAAAGCATAGCAGGATTCATCACAATAGCTTTTATATTTCGGATGGTATCTCTAATAATTATCGAGAAGAGCATAAACAAAAAATTTACAAACTAGAAACTTATTTTAACCTGGCGGAAAGATGTGGGTTTAAAGTAACAGCTTGTTATAATTGCTTTACTTTTACCGATATAAAATCCAATGCTGAGCGTGCACAATTCATATTGAAGAAAATAAATCGATGA
- a CDS encoding GWxTD domain-containing protein, with amino-acid sequence MKKFLIGLFLFSVTLFGQPDSDPQQIAPRFPFQSEIIWLPAVDSSFSVYYTYRIPYNLLVFERKVDSFNAGFSVIVEILDEDSKIVSRDIKDSEITVENFESTNDKNLFLQDYLSFKIKPGEYKVAAFISDKNSSGEMPLKPIKIELEDDRSVFHPLVINSEELNCRESKSFTLANAGGKIPFSNEKFHLIIPIRDTSISSLKVTIENNDEIIISTSVNESYIIPIGIIDCDRKISVSKDEVNVRLRNFVLRNVNEKLLEGTVELSVTSEDNSVDEEFSSEIVWFNKPFSLMDPEKAIEYLNFIEPDSVVYPLLKQSSDDYSDILSSYWAKYDPNPETVFNEVMSEYYNRVDHSIKEFRGIGKDNGAKTDRGVVYIKFGNPEKIERSSNSMGQIVETWTYSQPDRKFTFIDRKGTGNFTLTEN; translated from the coding sequence GTGAAAAAATTTTTAATTGGGCTTTTCCTATTTAGCGTCACACTATTTGGACAACCAGATTCAGATCCGCAGCAAATCGCTCCCAGATTTCCATTTCAATCAGAAATAATTTGGCTTCCAGCTGTTGATAGCAGTTTTTCAGTTTATTACACTTACAGAATTCCCTATAACCTGCTTGTCTTTGAACGTAAAGTGGATTCTTTCAATGCCGGTTTCAGTGTAATTGTTGAAATTTTAGATGAAGATTCTAAAATAGTATCAAGGGATATAAAAGACAGCGAGATTACAGTTGAAAATTTTGAGTCGACAAACGATAAAAATCTTTTTCTGCAGGATTACTTAAGTTTTAAAATAAAACCGGGTGAATACAAAGTTGCTGCATTCATTTCCGATAAAAATTCATCAGGCGAAATGCCTCTGAAACCAATCAAAATAGAATTGGAAGATGACAGATCAGTTTTCCATCCTCTCGTTATCAATTCAGAAGAATTAAATTGCAGAGAAAGTAAATCTTTTACATTAGCTAATGCCGGAGGCAAAATTCCTTTTAGCAATGAAAAATTTCACTTGATTATTCCGATTCGCGATACTAGTATCTCCTCGCTTAAAGTTACTATTGAAAATAATGATGAAATAATTATTTCTACGTCTGTCAATGAATCTTACATTATACCGATAGGAATTATTGATTGTGATAGGAAGATTTCTGTCTCCAAAGATGAAGTGAATGTTCGTCTCAGAAATTTTGTACTCCGAAACGTAAATGAAAAACTATTAGAAGGTACAGTTGAATTATCGGTAACTAGTGAAGATAATTCTGTTGATGAAGAATTCAGTTCTGAGATCGTATGGTTCAATAAACCATTTTCACTGATGGACCCTGAAAAAGCTATCGAATACTTAAACTTTATCGAACCAGATTCAGTTGTGTATCCACTTTTGAAGCAAAGTAGTGATGATTACTCGGATATTTTGTCTTCGTACTGGGCTAAATACGACCCTAATCCCGAAACAGTTTTCAACGAAGTGATGTCCGAATACTATAACCGGGTTGATCATTCAATAAAAGAATTCAGAGGTATTGGGAAAGATAATGGGGCAAAGACCGACAGAGGAGTGGTGTATATAAAATTTGGTAATCCGGAAAAAATTGAACGATCATCAAACTCAATGGGACAAATTGTAGAAACCTGGACGTACTCACAACCTGACAGGAAGTTTACTTTCATTGATAGAAAAGGTACTGGTAATTTCACTTTGACCGAAAATTAA
- a CDS encoding NADH-quinone oxidoreductase subunit C, with the protein MKTAEEIFNQLKEKFGSSVIELKTDKPIEPFIGINPLEIDKICLYLRDDKDLLFDSIMNLSGVDDANGTKEKDEKGLETIKGGTLSVYYHLESTKLRHKLTLKTFTDREKPEVVSVTEVWKGADWHEREAYDMYGIIFLNHPDLRRILMPYDWEFGYPLRKDYKNPEFYQGMKVPY; encoded by the coding sequence ATGAAAACTGCTGAAGAAATATTTAATCAATTAAAAGAAAAATTTGGTTCATCGGTTATCGAACTCAAAACAGATAAGCCAATTGAACCATTTATTGGTATCAACCCGCTTGAAATAGACAAAATATGTTTATATCTGAGAGATGATAAAGATTTACTTTTTGATTCGATAATGAATCTCTCCGGTGTCGATGATGCAAATGGCACAAAAGAAAAAGATGAAAAAGGATTGGAAACAATCAAAGGCGGAACACTCAGCGTTTACTATCACCTTGAATCTACAAAATTAAGACATAAGCTTACTCTTAAAACTTTTACTGACAGAGAAAAACCAGAAGTAGTTTCTGTAACCGAAGTTTGGAAAGGTGCTGACTGGCACGAACGAGAAGCTTATGATATGTACGGAATAATTTTTCTAAATCATCCCGACTTAAGAAGAATTTTAATGCCTTACGATTGGGAGTTTGGATATCCTTTAAGAAAAGATTATAAAAACCCTGAGTTCTACCAGGGTATGAAAGTTCCTTATTAA
- a CDS encoding NADH-quinone oxidoreductase subunit A, which produces MLTEFGKVFVFILTAALFVVVAIYVARLLRPKRPTFEKLTTYECGENPEGSPWVKFNIRFYVVALIFLIFDVEVVLLIPWALVYKEMGIVGYLIGAIFLILLGVGMAYEWKKGDLEWARPKIKEPTLEIIKSSEIKNEELKSAS; this is translated from the coding sequence ATGCTAACAGAATTCGGTAAGGTTTTTGTCTTCATTCTAACAGCAGCATTGTTTGTTGTTGTCGCAATTTATGTTGCGCGTCTCCTCCGTCCAAAACGTCCCACATTTGAAAAGCTAACTACTTATGAGTGCGGTGAAAATCCGGAAGGTTCTCCCTGGGTCAAATTTAATATCAGATTTTATGTGGTCGCTCTGATCTTTTTAATTTTTGATGTTGAAGTTGTGCTTTTAATTCCTTGGGCTTTAGTTTATAAGGAAATGGGAATAGTTGGATATTTAATTGGTGCGATCTTCCTGATATTACTCGGCGTTGGAATGGCCTACGAATGGAAGAAGGGCGATCTTGAATGGGCAAGACCTAAAATAAAAGAACCAACCTTAGAAATAATTAAATCATCAGAAATCAAAAACGAAGAACTAAAGTCAGCAAGCTGA
- a CDS encoding dihydroorotate dehydrogenase, whose translation MSKVDLSVKIGSLTLRNPIMLASGTVGYGNEISEFTDLNKLGGIVTKSLSLKPRKGNPPQRIVETPSGMLNAIGLANVGVEAFIKEKIPFLKKYDVPLICNIAASTIEEYVECTKILTSEETIKAFEINVSCPNVKEGGLSFGNDLKSVAQITEKVRAVTTKPLIMKLSPNVSYIAEFAKAAKENGADAVSAINTLVGASFNIFTRKPKIQNVTGGLSGPAIKPVAIAKVLEISRQVEMPIIGIGGIMDWKDVVEFMIAGSTAVQIGTLNFIDPTAPGKIVNQLEEHCIKNGIEKISALIASYQL comes from the coding sequence ATGAGCAAGGTGGATCTGTCAGTTAAAATTGGTTCGTTGACTTTGCGTAACCCTATTATGCTTGCTTCTGGAACAGTGGGATATGGAAATGAAATTTCTGAATTTACAGATTTAAATAAACTTGGCGGAATCGTAACAAAATCATTGAGTCTTAAACCAAGAAAAGGTAATCCGCCGCAAAGAATTGTCGAAACTCCTTCCGGAATGCTGAATGCGATCGGACTTGCAAATGTGGGAGTTGAAGCTTTCATCAAAGAAAAAATTCCTTTCCTCAAAAAGTATGATGTTCCATTGATTTGTAACATTGCCGCTAGTACTATCGAGGAATATGTTGAGTGTACGAAAATTCTAACATCAGAAGAAACAATAAAAGCGTTTGAAATAAATGTTTCATGTCCGAATGTGAAAGAAGGCGGATTATCCTTCGGTAATGATTTGAAATCCGTAGCACAAATAACAGAGAAAGTAAGAGCGGTAACAACTAAACCTCTGATCATGAAGCTTTCTCCGAATGTTTCTTATATTGCCGAATTCGCTAAAGCAGCAAAAGAGAATGGTGCCGATGCTGTTTCTGCAATAAATACTCTCGTTGGTGCTTCATTTAATATTTTTACGCGCAAACCAAAAATCCAAAATGTTACAGGAGGGTTATCCGGTCCTGCAATCAAACCGGTTGCAATTGCAAAAGTACTGGAAATTTCCAGACAGGTTGAAATGCCGATCATAGGAATCGGTGGAATTATGGATTGGAAGGATGTTGTTGAATTTATGATTGCTGGCTCAACTGCTGTTCAGATTGGAACATTGAATTTTATCGATCCGACTGCACCAGGAAAAATTGTAAATCAACTGGAAGAACATTGTATCAAAAACGGAATTGAAAAAATTTCAGCACTAATTGCATCATATCAATTATAA
- the rho gene encoding transcription termination factor Rho, which translates to MDISELKSKKIVELNEIAKELNIPGYSDLRKQELIFKILEAQTSKDGLTFSKGVLEVLPDGYGFLRSSDYNYLPSPDDIYVSPSQIKKFSLRTGDFVSGQVRPPKEGERFFALLRVEAVNGLAPENIRERTLFDNLVPVYPTKKINLESAPGEYSMRVMDMLAPIGKGQRGLIVSPPKSGKTVLLQKIANSITRNHPEIKLIVLLIDERPEEVTDMERSVQGEVISSTFDEPADRHVQVADMVIEKAKRMVEANEHVVILLDSITRLARAHNIVVPHSGRILSGGVDSNALHKPKRFFGAARNTEDGGSLTIIATALIDTGSRMDDVIFEEFKGTGNMELVLNRDLSDRRIFPAIDVNRSGTRREDLLMKEDDLGKIWILRKILSDFSPVEAMEFLLDKIRGTKNNKDFLNNMNN; encoded by the coding sequence ATGGATATATCCGAACTCAAGTCAAAGAAGATCGTAGAACTTAATGAGATAGCTAAGGAACTTAATATTCCCGGTTACAGCGATCTTCGCAAACAGGAACTAATTTTCAAAATTTTGGAAGCACAAACTTCGAAGGATGGACTTACATTCTCAAAAGGCGTACTCGAAGTTCTTCCTGATGGTTATGGTTTCCTACGATCTTCAGATTACAATTATCTTCCTTCACCGGATGATATTTATGTATCGCCTTCACAGATTAAAAAATTCAGTCTTCGAACAGGTGACTTTGTCAGCGGGCAAGTCAGACCTCCAAAGGAAGGCGAAAGATTTTTCGCACTTCTACGTGTCGAAGCTGTAAATGGACTTGCGCCGGAGAATATACGCGAAAGAACGCTTTTCGATAATCTAGTTCCGGTTTATCCAACAAAGAAAATTAATCTTGAATCCGCACCCGGTGAATATTCGATGAGAGTTATGGATATGCTCGCACCGATTGGTAAAGGCCAACGCGGTTTGATAGTATCTCCTCCCAAAAGCGGTAAAACAGTTTTACTTCAGAAAATTGCTAACTCGATTACAAGAAATCACCCCGAAATAAAATTAATTGTATTACTTATTGACGAACGGCCCGAAGAAGTAACGGATATGGAACGCTCGGTTCAGGGTGAAGTTATCAGCTCAACGTTTGATGAACCAGCTGACAGGCACGTTCAGGTTGCTGATATGGTTATTGAAAAAGCAAAAAGAATGGTTGAAGCAAATGAGCACGTCGTTATTCTTCTCGATAGTATCACAAGATTAGCAAGAGCTCATAATATAGTTGTTCCGCACAGTGGAAGAATATTGTCCGGTGGTGTTGATTCAAATGCACTACATAAGCCAAAAAGATTTTTCGGAGCTGCAAGAAATACAGAGGATGGCGGCAGCTTAACTATTATTGCAACTGCACTAATCGACACAGGCAGCAGAATGGATGATGTGATCTTCGAAGAATTTAAAGGCACAGGTAATATGGAACTTGTTCTAAACCGTGATTTAAGTGACAGAAGAATATTCCCGGCAATTGATGTAAACCGTTCAGGAACCAGAAGAGAAGATTTATTGATGAAAGAAGATGATTTAGGAAAGATCTGGATCCTTAGAAAAATACTCAGTGATTTTAGTCCGGTCGAAGCAATGGAGTTTCTACTTGATAAAATCAGGGGAACAAAGAATAACAAGGACTTCCTGAACAATATGAATAACTAA
- a CDS encoding mannose-1-phosphate guanylyltransferase has translation MELYAIIMAGGIGARFWPRSKKKSPKQLLNIIGEKTMIQETFLRLNGLVPRKNILIVTNEIQKQGIMDQLPDVPLENIIVEPFGRNTAACIGLASVIIKKRSPNAVTFVIPADHIIHDNEKFLETLKTASTFSFENKALVTIGIQPTKPETGYGYIQIDEESAKNNVYKVLTFAEKPNYSTAVNFINSGDFFWNSGMFIWKIDSILDEIKQYMPDLHEGLLHISSNLDNPDFQNILSQVYGQLKSVSIDYGIMEKSDKVYLVKGFFSWSDVGSWEAVYDLSEKDKDGNVKVGTIYTDMALDSYIYSPEKFTAVIGLDNVIVINTNNALLICKRDRAQDVKNVIDYLKLNKLDEQL, from the coding sequence ATGGAATTATACGCAATTATTATGGCCGGTGGAATCGGAGCACGATTCTGGCCAAGAAGCAAGAAGAAAAGTCCAAAGCAGCTTCTAAATATTATCGGTGAAAAAACTATGATACAGGAGACGTTCCTAAGATTGAACGGACTCGTGCCCCGAAAAAATATTTTAATAGTTACTAACGAAATACAAAAACAAGGTATTATGGATCAGCTTCCTGATGTGCCTCTTGAAAATATAATTGTAGAACCATTCGGGAGAAACACAGCAGCCTGTATTGGTTTGGCTTCAGTTATTATAAAAAAGAGATCTCCTAATGCTGTAACTTTTGTCATACCGGCTGATCACATCATTCATGATAACGAAAAATTTTTAGAAACTCTCAAAACTGCATCGACATTTTCTTTCGAGAATAAAGCATTAGTCACAATCGGAATCCAGCCAACCAAACCAGAGACAGGATATGGATATATTCAAATTGATGAAGAATCAGCTAAGAATAATGTTTATAAAGTTTTAACCTTTGCAGAAAAACCAAATTATTCGACGGCTGTTAACTTTATCAACAGCGGCGACTTCTTTTGGAATAGCGGTATGTTTATCTGGAAAATTGATTCCATCTTAGATGAGATAAAACAATATATGCCTGATCTCCACGAGGGTCTTCTTCATATAAGTTCCAATTTAGACAATCCGGATTTTCAAAACATTCTATCACAAGTTTATGGACAATTAAAAAGTGTTTCTATTGATTATGGGATCATGGAAAAATCGGACAAAGTATACCTTGTGAAAGGCTTTTTTAGCTGGAGCGATGTTGGAAGCTGGGAGGCTGTATATGATTTAAGTGAGAAGGACAAGGATGGAAATGTAAAAGTTGGAACTATTTACACTGATATGGCATTGGACTCTTATATTTATTCACCTGAAAAATTTACTGCCGTCATAGGGCTGGATAATGTTATTGTTATCAATACAAATAATGCCCTTCTGATTTGCAAAAGAGATAGAGCACAAGATGTCAAGAATGTTATTGATTATCTTAAACTGAATAAACTTGACGAGCAACTATAG
- a CDS encoding dihydroorotate dehydrogenase electron transfer subunit produces the protein MFITNSPVEEILEINPQIYLLKVLSPELTSIIKPGQFLNIRVTNRTAPLLRRPFSVCDVIGDHLYLMFNVMGEGTSMLAHKQIGSHLDILGPLGNGFNLNGSYDTAIIVAGGLGAAPFPFVTRMLERKKNIISFVGGRSEHDVITYNLKNVQIASDDGSVGFKGNVVQLLEQNLELLQSQKIKIFACGPNAMLRVLKEFCLKHNFDCEVSTECAMACGFGICQGCPIESTAQSEKYLLVCKDGPVFNIKDVVI, from the coding sequence TTGTTCATAACGAATTCGCCAGTCGAAGAAATCCTTGAAATAAATCCTCAAATTTATCTACTTAAAGTATTATCACCTGAACTTACTTCAATTATTAAACCTGGTCAGTTTTTGAATATCAGGGTCACCAACCGGACTGCACCTCTTCTAAGAAGACCATTCAGCGTTTGTGATGTTATCGGCGATCATCTTTATCTGATGTTCAATGTTATGGGAGAAGGGACAAGTATGCTGGCTCACAAACAAATTGGAAGCCATTTAGATATCCTTGGTCCACTTGGAAATGGTTTTAATTTGAATGGAAGTTATGATACTGCGATCATAGTCGCGGGTGGTTTAGGTGCTGCACCTTTTCCTTTCGTAACAAGAATGTTGGAGAGGAAGAAAAATATTATTTCATTTGTTGGTGGAAGATCTGAACACGATGTGATTACATACAATCTCAAAAATGTTCAAATTGCTTCAGATGATGGAAGTGTAGGCTTTAAAGGAAATGTAGTCCAGCTTCTTGAACAGAATCTGGAACTACTTCAATCACAAAAAATTAAAATCTTTGCATGCGGACCGAATGCTATGCTAAGGGTACTAAAAGAATTTTGCCTGAAACACAATTTTGATTGTGAAGTATCTACTGAATGTGCAATGGCCTGCGGATTCGGAATTTGTCAAGGCTGTCCGATTGAATCGACAGCACAGTCAGAAAAATATCTTCTTGTGTGCAAGGATGGACCTGTTTTCAATATTAAAGATGTTGTGATATGA
- the rpiB gene encoding ribose 5-phosphate isomerase B, translated as MKDLITERDILELQRRGIKVVHITKDTIITPLAADRIRTSKFTIVEKNIPENVITNANDEINSLPGKKVVIGSDHTGFRIKNILIKYLSGKGYVVKDIGTFNEQSCDYPDYAKIVAESISQGENDFGILIDATGIPSAITANKFKGIRAATCYNTFSARSARAHNNANVLVIGARSLGEDSIKLILDEWLITKFEGGRHQNRLNKISEIENKISE; from the coding sequence ATGAAAGACCTGATAACTGAAAGAGATATTTTAGAACTTCAGAGGCGAGGGATAAAAGTAGTTCATATTACTAAAGACACAATTATTACTCCACTAGCTGCAGATCGTATCCGCACATCCAAATTTACAATCGTCGAAAAAAATATTCCGGAAAATGTAATTACTAATGCTAACGATGAAATTAATTCTTTACCTGGGAAAAAGGTAGTAATTGGGAGTGATCACACCGGTTTTAGGATTAAAAACATTCTTATAAAATATCTTTCAGGAAAAGGGTACGTTGTTAAAGACATCGGAACTTTTAATGAACAATCATGCGATTATCCTGATTATGCTAAAATCGTAGCTGAAAGTATTTCACAGGGCGAGAATGATTTTGGAATATTGATCGATGCAACCGGTATTCCATCAGCAATAACTGCAAATAAATTTAAAGGAATCAGAGCAGCGACTTGTTACAATACATTCAGCGCCCGAAGTGCACGTGCGCATAACAATGCAAATGTTCTTGTTATTGGCGCAAGATCACTCGGTGAAGATTCAATAAAATTAATTTTGGATGAATGGCTTATCACAAAATTTGAGGGTGGCAGACACCAAAATCGACTGAATAAAATCTCTGAAATTGAAAATAAAATTTCTGAGTAG
- the pdxA gene encoding 4-hydroxythreonine-4-phosphate dehydrogenase PdxA, whose translation MNRFVITCGDVNGIGPEISVKALNKLTSRKKSCNFILIIPEKVFNRTVKIVKPEFDYEIVQKIKTNYRSIPQVTLLNFSSGKQKYGEPTVDSGRAAFTALKISFDLLKQNLAEAVVTAPVSKTALKMAGINYPGQTEMYADWCGVKNFVMTFLSKHLRVGLYSIHIPLKKVSITINQKQLSLKLKTVINMLKVDLGINNPKIALLGLNPHAGENGIIGDEEKKIIEPVLNNPEFKNIVDGPFPSDAFFAHRKFNHYDLVFGLYHDQVLIPFKYINAGKGVNYSAGLPIIRTSPDHGTAYDIAGKGIADESSMIEAYRYAKLILENRRKNLSSI comes from the coding sequence ATGAATAGATTTGTTATAACCTGCGGTGATGTTAATGGAATTGGTCCTGAGATATCTGTAAAAGCTCTAAACAAGTTAACTTCTCGAAAAAAATCCTGCAATTTTATTCTAATCATTCCTGAAAAAGTTTTTAATCGTACAGTTAAAATTGTAAAGCCTGAATTTGATTATGAAATCGTTCAGAAAATTAAAACGAATTATAGAAGCATTCCACAAGTGACTTTACTGAATTTCAGTTCAGGAAAACAAAAATATGGGGAGCCGACTGTTGATTCAGGCAGAGCTGCATTCACTGCGCTAAAAATATCGTTCGATTTGTTGAAACAGAATTTAGCCGAAGCAGTAGTAACTGCTCCCGTTTCAAAAACGGCTTTAAAGATGGCAGGAATCAATTATCCTGGTCAGACTGAAATGTATGCTGATTGGTGCGGAGTGAAGAATTTTGTGATGACATTTTTGTCAAAGCATTTGAGAGTTGGATTGTATTCAATTCATATTCCTCTAAAGAAAGTTTCTATTACAATAAATCAAAAACAGCTTTCTTTGAAATTGAAAACAGTAATCAATATGTTGAAAGTTGACTTAGGCATCAATAATCCAAAAATTGCTCTACTTGGCTTAAACCCACACGCCGGTGAAAATGGTATAATCGGAGACGAAGAGAAAAAAATAATTGAACCTGTTCTCAACAATCCGGAATTTAAAAATATTGTAGATGGGCCGTTTCCATCAGATGCGTTTTTTGCTCATAGAAAATTTAATCACTATGATCTAGTATTTGGTCTTTATCACGATCAGGTATTAATTCCTTTTAAATATATCAATGCAGGAAAAGGAGTTAACTATTCTGCAGGTCTTCCGATCATCAGAACGTCGCCTGATCACGGGACGGCTTATGATATTGCAGGGAAAGGTATCGCTGACGAATCAAGTATGATTGAAGCTTACCGGTATGCTAAACTAATACTTGAAAACAGAAGAAAAAATCTTTCCTCAATATGA
- the nuoB gene encoding NADH-quinone oxidoreductase subunit NuoB, with the protein MGLLDQEFTEGNIVIAKTEDLFNWARLSSLWQVGFGLACCAIEMMATSASHYDFDRFGVIPRPSPRQSDVIIISGTVTLKMAIRVKRLYEQMPDPKYVISMGSCANCGGPYWEHGYHVLKGVDRVIPVDVYVPGCPPRPEALLEGLLKLQEKIRNESIVKKSA; encoded by the coding sequence ATGGGATTACTAGATCAGGAATTTACAGAAGGTAATATAGTCATAGCTAAAACTGAGGATCTCTTCAATTGGGCAAGACTTTCCTCATTATGGCAAGTTGGATTTGGATTGGCTTGTTGTGCAATCGAAATGATGGCAACTTCCGCTTCGCATTATGACTTTGACAGATTTGGAGTTATTCCACGCCCTTCACCAAGACAATCTGATGTGATAATTATTTCCGGAACAGTCACTCTGAAAATGGCAATACGTGTTAAACGATTATATGAACAAATGCCAGATCCGAAATATGTAATTTCGATGGGAAGCTGTGCAAATTGTGGTGGTCCGTACTGGGAACATGGTTATCATGTTCTTAAAGGAGTCGATAGAGTTATTCCTGTTGATGTTTACGTCCCTGGTTGCCCGCCTCGGCCAGAAGCATTGTTAGAAGGATTACTTAAGCTTCAAGAAAAAATTCGTAATGAATCTATCGTTAAAAAGAGCGCATGA
- the nuoH gene encoding NADH-quinone oxidoreductase subunit NuoH: MMYDWLYNLTGSEILAMFIVSLLPLFVFILPFALFAVLAERKVSAHMQDRLGPMRVGYHGILQTVADIIKLLQKEDLVPRETDKTLFNFAPLLVFMGSYAAFAAIPFSGYFIGSKIELGIIFIVGITGLVVAGILMAGWASNNKYSLLGAMRSAAQIISYEIPTLLIILTIIMITGTLSLYDLSELQTAYFWNWMIFGGPFVGLQKILLIPLMILGCLIIYTSTLAEVNRTPFDIPEAESELVSGYHTEYSGMKFAMFFLAEYANMFAVSAIVAILFFGGYQSPFGYLGNTLGWSWLIPVEQFFWFTAKGLFFVFVQMWLRWTLPRFRVDQLMAFCWKYLIPFSFVILLLVGLITLI, encoded by the coding sequence ATGATGTATGATTGGTTATATAATTTGACCGGGAGCGAAATCCTCGCAATGTTTATCGTAAGCCTCTTGCCTTTGTTTGTTTTCATTCTGCCATTTGCACTTTTTGCGGTACTAGCTGAAAGAAAAGTTTCTGCACATATGCAGGATCGGCTTGGACCAATGCGAGTAGGATATCATGGTATACTTCAGACAGTTGCAGATATAATAAAACTTCTTCAGAAAGAAGATTTAGTTCCCAGAGAAACTGATAAAACTCTCTTCAACTTTGCACCGCTTCTTGTTTTTATGGGAAGCTATGCTGCGTTTGCTGCAATTCCCTTCTCAGGATATTTCATCGGATCTAAAATTGAACTCGGAATAATTTTCATTGTTGGAATCACAGGTCTTGTTGTTGCAGGAATTCTGATGGCTGGCTGGGCTTCAAACAATAAATATTCTTTACTTGGTGCAATGCGTTCTGCTGCTCAGATAATTAGTTATGAAATTCCTACTCTTTTGATAATTCTTACGATCATAATGATCACAGGAACACTTAGTCTTTATGATTTAAGTGAATTGCAGACAGCCTATTTCTGGAATTGGATGATATTCGGCGGGCCGTTTGTTGGTTTGCAAAAAATATTATTGATTCCATTAATGATTCTTGGATGTTTGATTATTTACACAAGTACACTCGCAGAAGTTAACAGAACACCATTCGATATTCCCGAAGCAGAATCAGAACTTGTTTCTGGATATCACACAGAATATTCAGGAATGAAGTTCGCAATGTTCTTCCTTGCTGAATATGCAAATATGTTCGCTGTATCTGCGATTGTTGCAATATTGTTCTTCGGCGGTTATCAATCGCCATTCGGATATCTTGGTAACACACTCGGCTGGAGCTGGTTAATTCCTGTTGAACAATTTTTCTGGTTCACTGCAAAAGGTTTATTCTTTGTGTTTGTTCAAATGTGGCTCAGATGGACGCTTCCGAGATTCAGAGTAGATCAGCTCATGGCATTCTGCTGGAAGTATTTAATTCCATTTTCATTTGTAATTCTTTTATTAGTTGGATTGATAACATTGATATAA